The window ATTAGGTAAACTGGAGAGTCGGTTCCCGCCACCGACATAGTGTAACCACCTGTTGTCATATGTCGTTGTTCTTGCCAGTACCGCGGTTGACCTGTCGCCGGTGCCGGTTGAATTTTCTGAGTGTAATAGTCTCCGTAATAAGCCCTGGGGTCGATATTCATAGCTTGTTCGTGACTAGCGGCAATCTGCATCCTTTGAGATTCCTGAATCTGTCTCTGGATTTCTACCGTCGGTGACACAACCGGATCGGAGATCACGAGACGGTTGCTATTACTATCCTCGGAACCGCACTCCGATTCCGGACGAGCGCCTTCTGAAACGTTCGCCTGTGGCACGACAACGGCCGCGACATCCTGCACCTTTGACGGAGCCTGTACCGGCGCATTCCCTTTATCGAATCCAAACAGAAAATCAGGATTTTCCGACGCCGGAGATGAAGCCTGCGCAGACGAGATCTGCACGGCGTTCAACGCATCGACAAACCACTGCTGCTCCGTCTTACTTTCGCCGCCGCTACCGTAACTCGACGGAgataaaggaaataaaaacaaccGAAGCCTCACCGGCTTAACAGAAGATCGGAATATCCTATCGTATTCGGTCATCATATGTTCCAAATCCTCATCGTTCGTAACCGAGATCAACGCATCAAGATCTTCCCCGGGCAATTGGTACTTAAAACAGATATCGGTTGAATCGGAAAGCGAACCAAGTTTTTGTAAAATCAAAGCGTACCTAATGTTACGATCCACGGTGAGGATTTTGGTATCTCCGCCGATATAAGTGAGTTGATTATCATGTGGCCGTGGCAGTATCTTACCTCCATAACTGCACATAAGCTTGACCTTGTAATTGGAAGCATTattgttagggttagggttagggttgttGTTGGCGAGCTGTTCGTCGTATGAGGCGGTTTCGCAATCGACTTCCCGGGAGCGAGGAGTGGAGGTGTTGGAGTCTGGATATGAAGAATATGAGTAATTATTCTCCATTTTTTGTATGATCTTGACGGAATCTTAATGGCGGAGGGTGGTGGTGGTCGCCTCCTAACGGTTATACGGAGAGAAATTAACGTAATTGGCTGCCattggaggtggaggtggtggagaTCAGGAGGAGGATAGGATCAAGCCAAGGCGATAGGTGTATCTTTTTTCATAGTgcataattataatttataattatagcTTTTATTGTGGAACCCACCTGCGGAAGTTCAGGGACTGaaagtgtaactttttcaatCTGTGGGCTTTTGCTATTTGATTACTTTAGCTGTTTAGGATAGGGATCTTTATAAGGATCGGCGTGTTGCATGTTCGGTGAGTAGCTTTTGAAAGATTTTGTTGGCTCTCACTTTTAGTTTTTAGAATTAGGCTCTTTGTCAGGATTTGAACTTTTAGGCTTTGAATTTTTAAaaggtctgaatttttaagatggTCTGAATTTtaaagatctgaatttttaatatgctgtttggttggaacctctgaattgctatgctaaattacaaaaatgatcattttacattttctattattttttgttGAATTCAATGTTTATGTTTACAAAAATGACtattttttcttatatttaacACCATACAAAATtcaaattaaacacaaatccaaaatacaacataaattCTTTCAAATCCATGAAAACATACAAATATCTTGGTGTGATCAACAAATCTATTAGAAAAAAAATGATcagcaaaaacaacaacaacaaatgtTCAAGCTAAACAAATACATCCATACTTTTTCTCCAGCATTACAACAAATGTCCCAGCAGAATGTTGGACAAAAATACCCCTCTATTGTTTTTTCTTGATCTCTCTTTCCCCTATTCTTCTTTCAATTGATCAATAATTTCCAACCCCTAAATCGACCTATAATAGCAAATCAAGACTAGAGGGGCAACATGGGGGACAACTTTGTTGTTAAAATCACTACAAAAAACAAACATGATCCAACACATCAAATGCACAACTGATAGCATAACAATTTCAGTTTTTTATGTTCAAGTTTGAGGGCAAAGAAGGAAGAAATAAAAGAAGAAACAGTGTGCTATCAATTTCAGTTTTTTATGTTCAAGTATGAGGGCAAAGAAGGAAGAAATAGAAGAAGAAACAGTGAATTCGAGGGAAATAATGAAGAAACAAAAGAAGAAACTGAAGAAGACCTTTTTGTTGGCTGCTGCGGTTGGCAGAAGAACGACACGTAGATGGAGGCGGCGGAGGAAGGCGACGTTGCTGTAGCGTCGTCGGGGATTAGGGTGGGCGGCGTCTAGCATCGTCCGATGATGAGGAGAAATACGCGAAGCAAGCAGATGcaagggaagaaaagaagaggGGTCAATTGTTTAGGGCAAAAAAGGAATCCTTAAACGCgcgtctcttttttttttttttttttcagacttGGTTTACTCTCTGAAAAAATAAGAGGTATTATTAATTTTAAGAAGCGAAAAATAATACACAAACAAACGGTCTGAATCTGAAAGTTTAAGACATTACCTCTTAAATCttaattatgaaattaaaagaTAAACAAACAGCCCTTAGTTCTATAAAACAGAAAAGTTTGGTTCCAAAAAATAAATTactttagtttattttagattttagcTTTTTTGATTTTTatctaaatttatatatttaataacaAACAATTATTTCTATCAAATGTTttcttacaaaaaaaaattatagcttCTAACTATAGATTAATTTT of the Lactuca sativa cultivar Salinas chromosome 6, Lsat_Salinas_v11, whole genome shotgun sequence genome contains:
- the LOC111898856 gene encoding uncharacterized protein LOC111898856 — translated: MENNYSYSSYPDSNTSTPRSREVDCETASYDEQLANNNPNPNPNNNASNYKVKLMCSYGGKILPRPHDNQLTYIGGDTKILTVDRNIRYALILQKLGSLSDSTDICFKYQLPGEDLDALISVTNDEDLEHMMTEYDRIFRSSVKPVRLRLFLFPLSPSSYGSGGESKTEQQWFVDALNAVQISSAQASSPASENPDFLFGFDKGNAPVQAPSKVQDVAAVVVPQANVSEGARPESECGSEDSNSNRLVISDPVVSPTVEIQRQIQESQRMQIAASHEQAMNIDPRAYYGDYYTQKIQPAPATGQPRYWQEQRHMTTGGYTMSVAGTDSPVYLIPSSNGVYSSQAPSPAPAAPAGQTLRPATVQVNQGQAYYGMQRMVNQPEFYREQPMYSTMTQTPVQQQKIGTYQEAIGMVRPQAEMGYGQVGIDATGRQVYYTTSQGGMPTSYQPVVAGPGLAVNQEGKMVVNPNKAP